The window GTtacaattagttttgggtcatctaagaatttttggatgcgcTGTATATGTGCTTGTAGCAccgccatatcgcaccaagatggatccccaaagaaggttaggaatatatgttgggtttcaATCACCCTCCATTATTCGATATCTTGAAACATTAACGGAagatttgttcactgctcgatttgcagattgtaaATTCAATGAggcatttttcccaaaattagggagagaaattggtgaaaccaaacgtgaaattttgtagaaaaatacatcattgtctcatcttgatccacgtgcctctattaattttgtgaaaaaatacatctttatccCATCTTGATCTACGTGCATCTACTTGTAaaaaagaggtgcaaaagattattcatttgcagaaaatagcaaatcaaatgctatATGCATTTACGGATGtgaaaaggataacgaaatcacatatccctgtagagaatgttccaatccgtattgatgtccctgttgAAAAATCTTTTAGTGTCATAGCTACTGAGTCAAAAACACGCCTAAAGCGTGGCAGgccattgggttctaaggatcgaaatcctataaaaaggaaaataaatgatcaagatgacactacgaatgagtctcataaataaaaaccatgaTTTAACCAATCATGAGATTCATGACGAAATCAATGAGactgagactcaagaaaataaggaactatcaatacACCCAATCGATATTGAGATAAAGTTGAATCGATTGAATATAATGGTAGATTATGTTTTTGCATAcaatgttgcatctagcattatACAAGATAAagaggatcttgaacctcaatctgttggagaatgtcggcaaagacgtgattggccaaaatggcaagaagcaatccaatctgagttggattcacttgcaaaacgtgaagtttttgggcctatagtccaaacacctaatggtgttaagcctgttggatataaatgggtctttgtacgtaaaaggaatgagaaaatgaggtacaaagatataaggcacgccttgttgcacaaggattttcacaaaggcttGGCGTCGATTACGAAGAGACGTATTCTCttgttatggatgctataacgttccgttatctcattagttttgttgTCTATGAAAAGCTTGGCATGCATTTAATAGATGTGGTTACAACCTACAtttacggctcacttgataatgagatatacataaaaatttccgagggatttaaaatgcctgacgcacacaattcaaagtccaaaatactttcaatcaaattgcaaagatcgttgtatggtctaaagcaatcaggaaaAATGTGATATAACCGTAttagtgaatatttattaaaggaaggttatataaatgatgtcatttgtccatgtgtctttataaaataaaaaaatatcggGGTTTATTGTACTTgttgtatatgttgatgacataaaccttattgaaaCTCCTACATAACTCCAAAAggtaattgattatttaaagaaggaattcgagatgaaagatatcggaaagacaaaattatgtctcggtttgcaaattgaacatttggcaaacgagatttttgttcatcaatctgcctacatatAAAAGGTATTttggtatctaaaagggactaccgatatgggcttattttatggcaataatTGCAAtaccgatcttgttggttatgccgatactgggtatttatctgacccacacaaggctcgatctcaaataggctatgtgtttatgtggaggcactgccatatcttggtgatcgactaagcaatcaatcatggctacttcttctaatcatgctgagataattgctattcatgaaacaagtcgagaatgtgtttggttgagatctataatacatcttattcgagacaaatgtggtttgaagtgtgacaaactacccacaattttgtatgaagacaatgcaacatgcatagcccaattgaatggaggattcataaaaggagataggacaaagcacatttcaccaaagttatatTTTACACATGATCTTAAAAATAATGgcgatatcaatgtgcaacagattcgtttaagtgataatatggttgatctgttcaccaaatctctaccgacgtcaaccttcaagaaactagtgtacaaaatTGGGATGCAAAGGCTCAAGGATGTAAACTGATAATCTTATCAGGAAGAGTTAatacgcattgtactctttttcccttacaagattttgtcctactgggttttccttgcaaggtttttaatgaggcaaccaaaaagcgtatttctaaacatatgtactctttttccttcactaggatttttttttcaaataaggttttaacgaggcacattatctatggacatccaagggggagtgttataagaaatatcaaattatggtggatgtctactcttcctccatgattttcatctcaaatacttaatgacatattcaatgacatattttctatgtttaatgacatattcaatgacatattttcttcacttttcatgcctatataaaggccttgtaatagataggaaaatacacacaattgaagaataaataataatctatcctcttccttctctctatctccatttcttgttcatgttttattaatttgcttttatttcataacagtAACAATTAACTTATTGCCGCTAAATTATTGTCGCTAAAAAGACTTTTTCTTGTAGTACAATcccacaacgacgcactggtaatatctgtccttatgaataaaattcaagttaaacgtgttttgattgatctaggtagctcggacaacattattcgatcgaggcatgcaagatcaaattgtgcccgcagcccgagtacttaacggcttcaacatggcaagcgaaaccaccaaaggtgaaattACTTTGCCAGTGAACGTGGCCgagaccatccaagaaacaaagttccatgtgatcgatggtgacatgaggtacaacgccctgctcggaaggccttgtatccataacatgagggcagtaccctcgacccttcaccgaGTTCTGAAGTTTCCGACATCgaagggagtcaaaacagtgtacggggagCAACCCGCCGCCAAGGAAATGTTTTCAGTCGATGAAGTGATACCGGTATCGGCACTCACATCAACGAAGGGGTCGAAGGGAAAGCAGGAGGTCAAATAGCAACCACAGATACCGGCCTCGACCCAATTGAATGAGCaagagatcgacgaggatgacgACTACTGGATCCCTTGATCCTTCATAATTCCAGATGACTCCGATTCCACCAAGTCAACAGTCGAAGAGCTTGAACAAGTTACACTGGCCAAGCATCAgcccgaacaaaaggtatacctgggcacggggctaaccCCCAAGCTcagaaaaaaaattattcatttccttaaagctaacacGGATTgatttgcttggtcccacctcgatatgacagggatcccaccagaaatgaccactcacaaactaagcaTGGACCCCAAATTGTGCCCGGTGATGCAAAAAAGAAGGgcccaatccgaggtcaaacatgccttcataaaggacgaggtaaccaaattcTCAatataggatccattcgggaagtaaagtaccctgaatggttagcaaacatagtggtagtccctaagaagggaaacaaacttagaatgtgtatagattataaagaccggaataaagcatgccccaatgattcttttcctttgcctaatatcgatcatatgatcgatgccacgaccggccacgagactctcagttttctcgatgcctactctgggtacaactagatacagatgaaccaggaggatcaggaaaagacctcgtttatcactaagtacggtacctactgttataatgcaatgccattcggtctaaaaaatgctggtgcagcttatcaacgcttagtaaaccaaatgttcgaagaacaaataggaaaatcaatggaagtttctattgatgacatgttagttaagtctctGCGAGCAGAGGACTATTTAAAACTTTTGCAGGagactttcgatatactgaggaagtacaatatgatgCTCAACcctgaaaagtgtgcattcggggttggctcgggcaagtttcttggtttcatggtgtccaattggggcggatagccgccctaggacgatttATTTCGAGATCCTTAGATAGGAGCCACTGATTCTTCTCgctgcttaagaagaagagcaattttgcacggactccggaatgccagcatgccttggaggaactaaagtggtatttatcgagcccaccgctgctttaCACCCCGTAAGTGGACGAACAGCTTaacttgtacttggcagtctcagagatagcggtaagtgaagtcctagtccgagaagaacaaggtacgcaattccctatctattatgttagtcggaccttaggtgaggccgaaaatagatatccacacttagaaaaattagcgcctGCTTTAATAAGcactctaggaaactaaaaccacatttccaatgtcatccaatatATGTTGTAACAAtatatcctcttcgaaatattttgcacaaacccgagctttcgggtcgattggccaaatgggccgtagaaatcagtgggtacaatattgagtatcgaccacgaaccgccatcaagtctcaaatcttgacggacttcgtggctgactttacgccggccctcgtacccgaggttgaaaaagaactactgataaaatcgggtacatttTTGGGagtttggaccctctttacggacggtgcttcgaatgcgaaggggtccaggctaggcatcgtactaaaatcacccacatgtaatatagttagacaatctatcagaactacaaaattaactaacaatgaggccgtgtatgaggccatgattgcaggtctcgaactagctagaagcttgggagcggaggtcatagaggctaagtgtgattccctcctcgtggtaaaccaagttaacgggacttttgaagtccgagaagactgAATGCAGAGGTACTTTGATAAACtacaagtgactctacatcgatttaatgAATGGACCTTGCAATATGTACCTCGAGAATAGGATAACGAGGCCGACACTCTTGCATACTTAGGTTCGTCGGTCGAGGACGGCGAACCCAACTCGGGGACTtttgtacaactcatgagatcggtaatcgaagaaggtcacgccgagataaactccacaagtttaatcTGGGGTTGGAGAAATAagtacatagagtacttaaagaaagggaagcttccatcaaatccaaaggagtcgagaactttgcgcacaaaggcagcacaATTCACTTTGTTCGAAGACGGAAtgctgtttagaaggacgtttgATGGActgttggcaatatgtttgggaccgggagataccgactacatcatACGGGAAATtcatgagggcacttgtggaaatcatttcggtgccgattcgctggtccacaaagtaatcaaagcagggtattattggaccgatatggagaaggatgcaagggagttcgttcgaaaatgcgacaaatgccaaagttatgtgcccatgattcatcaaccaggggaactactccactcggtcttgtccccatggcccttcatgaaatggggaatggacatcgttggccctctcccATCGGCCCCGTGTaaggttcagttattttatttatgactgattatttctctaaatggttgaagcacaggctttcgagaaagtcaaagAAAAGGAAGTCaaagacttcatttgggaccacgtcatatgtcgattcggtatgccctccgagattgtatgtgataatggaaaataattcatcggcaacaaagtaactaaatttctcgaggatcacaagatcaaaaggatcttatcaacaccttatcatcccagcgggaacggacaagccgaatcgaccaacaaaaccatcatccaaaatcttaagaagagattgaccgattccaaaggaaaatggagagaaatactacccgaggttctatgggcataccgcacaacatcgaaatccagtactaGAGCAACGTCATTCTCGTTAGTTTATCGCGCCAAAGCTCTGATAGAGCTGGATTCCAATCAGGATCAAACAAAACCAGACGGTTCCCACCGATCAAATTAAGACCACAACCTCCAGCCTTGCTGCTCAACAGAAATGCAAACTCATCCTAAAATATGCACTAAATAAGTCTTGCTAATGCCAAATCTGTGAAagcataaaaaaaattaaagtgtaACAACATCCCCGTGTACCTTTGTTGGATCATTGAAACGATTAACTAGCTTCTGTCTTTTACTAATTGATGTAGTTCCATCAAGTCTTAAGAAGGGATATCTCCTTTCACGGCATAATTGAGAGAAAAGGTCCAGCGTCTGATTATTCACAACGTACACAGTTAGGACAGACgcaaaagaaagaagagaaaagtaAAGTGAGATTTCAGTTACTGACTTATACATTAGAAAAGTTGATTATAGGTAAACAAATAAATAATGATATATAGCAGTGTTCGAATCTTGAAAGCAGGCTGTTAACCTTTGCTATCTTATGAAACAGATGTTATAGTCATCAAAATAGTCTGATTGTCTGACTGATGCTAAAGTTTTACCAGCAGAAATTAAACCGAGTAACTAAAGGAGCTAGAGACTAGATAGATAATACAGCCACTTGATCCGATTACAATTATGGAAATCAGATTATTAATACCGAGAAAAACATTCGGTATTTAGGAGATGAAGATCATTGTGGCATGTACCTCACTTTTAGAAAACATATGAGTACTCGACCAAGAGTTAGAAAGGGAAGAACAAAGTTAGCAAATCTGCAAAAGGAAGTGCAATTCCTAGGATTGACTAAATATGGAAATTATACCAGACTAAGGTAATGACAACAAAAGCACCGTCAATAACTATCTTCCCTTTCTTTTCTAACATTATCCTGACAGAGCCCATCAAAAAATACAAATGCTTTTAGACAGTATAAAAAATGACTTGGTGATCTTAACAGGCCCATTAATTAATGAAAACACTAGTGGCGAGTACATTAAGCCACCCAAAAGCCCTCCCAGAACATTAATTCATAATTGTGATCAGAAGCTGAAATTAAAGCCAGAGCAAACTAAACATTCGTTCAAATCGAAGAAAACTAACACATGTAACAGAAAAACTTGTATTTCACACGTCTGATTCTGTTAATAGAGTTACTCCTCGATACCTGTGTGTAGTTGGAAACCAAAACAATCCTATCATCAGTTTTCTGACGAAGTTGAGCCAGTAGCCGGGCTAAGACATGCATTTTCCCTGACAGTTCAACCCACAACCCAGATCCGCCAGTCCATGAGTCACACCTAGCAGATTATTTGTAAGATTCCTTTATTTGGGAAAAAAGCTGAAGATCGATTTTCAGAGAGACAGTGGGCTAAAATAGCTTACCTTCCAGAAAACATTTCTGGAGGGAAAAAGCGGATGCAGTCCTCAAATCCTGATGTCCCTGGACTTCCACTTCGTATTGTGTCGTATATCAGCTTCAAACATTTGACATTAGTAAGCAACTGTTTTGTTACTTGCAAAACTGACTAAACTCAAAAGGATAATATCATGGTTTGGACTTTGTTGGAGTAGGaacttttggcattttaaggtGGTATGAAAGTAATAAGGAAAAGCAGTAACAAGTTAACACAAGGGGGACAGGACCCAGGGCTTAGGTCTCGTGTTAAAGAACCAACACGTGATGTGGGTGTTAGGTGCACGTTACAGGTTCAAACCCTGCGGTAGACAAAGTGTGGTGTTTAAGTTGGAAGGAGGGTCAATTGGCAAACCCATACTCCCCGGAGTTTCTAACCTGTGCGCTGCTGGAGTCAGGCAAGAAACCCACATGAAATTTCTTCGATATCAAAAAGAAaagagaacctagcatcaggtttcgatatgcaacacaggaatcaaataacgagaccatgaatacgagcctagaattgttggacgaaaaatgcaaagccgctctcgtccgattggccgcccagaaacaccggatcgaaaggtactacaatcgaagagccaatcttagacattttaacatcggggacttggtgctaagaaaaatCACCCTCAACACCTGAAATCCGAATGTAGGGAAACTGGGtctgaattgggaaggaccgtaccaggttctcgaaatcatcggaaaaagatcctacaagctcggcacgATGACCAGCGAACAACTACCGAGAAATTGGaatgtatcgcacctaaaacgatactactgctaaggtacgccctcttccattttcatttatattttaaactaacccttgcaagtgttcgaccagaaacaacgatggattcttcgacacgaagcttttaggtttgaaagcacgcattgcactctttttctcttaaaccggttttgtcccaaatgggtttttcggcgaggtttttaatgaggcaacctttgatcgtgctaacttagaaaaattcaacagtatccgaggcttctttacaatcaacctcgaatacttgggggcattgccctcgaatgtcaactttgatgcaaggaagttacttcatggcagcacagtctcgataggaaaaatttgtaagggccaaatggtcaaacgaactgTGCCCGTGTAGTTTGCTCGAGTCTTGGCAcagaacatgtacgcatgtatcatcatttataaagagaagtatttttctttaccgatatctcatgccttagaaaaaattttctactttacaatttcatgcTCTTGATCTATTAtataaacaggcttaagggctgaCCATAACTCGGATAATTACCCCCACGCTCGGGGACTGCCTTccgaaaaataaacgagatcgaattattaaaactccgagatcataagaccttttaggcaaccctcgatttttataggcaacggccaccccactcggggactgacagttcgggcaagctcgaagtaaaatgGGAAGATAAGCTCAAGgggcaaatcccgaactaaaaagGTTACAGCTgaattaacacggttcggagacgtccgaattccttAACAAAACACGCCTTCTAATTCTTttataaaccggttaaaaaggctgaTCTGTGCCAAACCcacactactattgagtagcgaggcggtcgatgcaataataaacccaacaaaggtcgggatcgaatccacagggagttagaatatgggattaggtgtatatctaagttaattacAAGTTTTTGGtttaattacacttccacaagtttgggtttgatttctacttctaactttactctaaagattgcaataattaaaattaaggacaatatttttgttgttgtttttcaaatgtttaaagagactagggtagtgacttctacctaggtggata is drawn from Nicotiana tomentosiformis chromosome 12, ASM39032v3, whole genome shotgun sequence and contains these coding sequences:
- the LOC138903456 gene encoding protein CHROMATIN REMODELING 25-like; protein product: MVSLFDSCVAYRNLMLGSLFFLISKKFHVGFLPDSSSAQLLTNVKCLKLIYDTIRSGSPGTSGFEDCIRFFPPEMFSGRCDSWTGGSGLWVELSGKMHVLARLLAQLRQKTDDRIVLVSNYTQTLDLFSQLCRERRYPFLRLDGTTSISKRQKLVNRFNDPTKDEFAFLLSSKAGGCGLNLIGGNRLVLFDPDWNPALSELWRDKLTRMTLL